One Scomber scombrus chromosome 1, fScoSco1.1, whole genome shotgun sequence DNA segment encodes these proteins:
- the vat1l gene encoding synaptic vesicle membrane protein VAT-1 homolog-like: protein MAKEGADMTEETEYMIDKNVGKETENVESFGDTKEMRAVILSGFGGLNKLRVTKKAMPEPQDGEVKIRVKACGLNFLDLMVRQGTIDSPPKPPLVPGFECSGIVESVGENTKGFEIGDRVMAFVNYNAWAEVVCTPVEFVYKLPDEMTFTEAAAFSLNFVAAYMMLFEVANLREGMSVLVHSAGGGVGQAVAQLCSTVPNVTVFGIASCFKHAAIRDSVTHLFDRNVDYIQEVKKISPDGVDIVLDCLCGENTGKGLSLLKPLGTYILYGASNMVTGETKSFFSFAKSWWQVEKVNPIKLYEENKVIAGFSLLNLLFKQGRCSLVKAVMDKLLCLYEQKKIKPVVDSLWALEEVKEAMQRIHDRGNIGKLILDVEKTPTPLMASDSTETSEAGEEEEEPEGDNDSKERMPFIH from the exons ATGGCTAAAGAAGGAGCAGATATGACGGAGGAGACCGAGTATATGATTGATAAAAATGTggggaaagaaacagaaaacgtGGAATCTTTCGGCGATACCAAAGAAATGCGAGCGGTGATACTATCAGGTTTTGGAGGTCTGAACAAACTCAGGGTGACCAAGAAGGCAATGCCCGAACCTCAGGATGGTGAAGTGAAGATCCGCGTCAAAGCAtg TGGTTTGAATTTCCTGGATCTGATGGTACGTCAGGGAACTATCGATAGTCCTCCTAAACCTCCTCTTGTTCCTGGGTTTGAATGCTCTGGAATAGTAGAATCAGTGGGGGAAAACACAAAGGGATTTGAG ATAGGTGACAGAGTTATGGCTTTTGTGAATTACAATGCCTGGGCAGAAGTTGTTTGCACACCTGTGGAGTTTGTCTACAAGTTGCCAGATGAAATGACTTTTACAGAGGCTGCAGCGTTCTCTCTGAACTTTGTTGCTGCCTACATGATGCTCTTTGAGGTTGCCAATCTGCGAGAGGGGATGTCAGTGCTGGTCCACTCAGCAGGAGGTGGTGTA gGTCAAGCTGTGGCTCAGCTCTGCTCCACTGTACCTAATGTCACTGTCTTTGGGATCGCCTCATGTTTCAAACATGCAGCCATCAGAGACTCTGTGACTCACCTCTTTGACAGAAATGTTGATTATATACAAGAAGTCAAAAA GATCTCTCCAGATGGAGTGGACATTGTGTTGGACTGCCTGTGTGGGGAGAACACAGGGAAAGGCCTGAGTCTGTTGAAGCCATTGGGAACTTACATCCTCTATG gcGCGTCAAACATGGTAACTGGGGAAACAAAGAGTTTCTTCAGCTTTGCAAAATCT tggTGGCAAGTGGAGAAGGTGAACCCTATTAAACTATACGAGGAGAACAAAGTCATTGCAGGATTCTCGCTCCTCAATCTCCTCTTCAAACAGGGCAGATGTAGTCTTGTGAAAGCAGTAATGGACAAACTCTTGTGTCTCTATGAGCAAAAGAAGATCAAGCCAGTAGTGGACTCCCTATGGGCGCTAGAGGAG GTTAAAGAGGCAATGCAGAGAATTCATGACAGAGGCAACATAGGAAAACTCATTCTGGATGTTGAGAAGACTCCTACTCCTCtg ATGGCCAGTGATAGCACAGAGACCAGTGAAgcaggggaggaagaagaggagccTGAGGGAGACAACGACAGCAAGGAGCGGATGCCTTTCATTCATTAA
- the clec3a gene encoding tetranectin-like protein codes for MARLALSVFLVLCFSLLHFSSSRPSRTRKAVSPRQSAAEEDDVKSQLDRLWQEVNSLKEMQALQTVCLRGIKAHRKCYLTIEEPKHYHEANEDCIAQGGTLATPRDMMENNELRDYAKRSAPGSKDFWIGVADIVKEGQYVDVNSQPISYFNWDRSKKQPTGTKRESCVALSVVAQGKWYDEVCRSLKKYICEYVIP; via the exons ATGGCACGTCTGgccctctctgtcttcctcgTACTTTGCTTCTCTTTGCTCCACTTCAGCTCCAGTCGTCCATCTCGCACCAGAAAGGCTGTGTCACCTCGTCAGTCTG CTGCAGAAGAAGATGACGTGAAGTCCCAGCTTGACAGGCTGTGGCAGGAGGTGAATTCCCTGAAAGAGATGCAGGCGTTGCAAACAG tgtgtctCCGTGGCATCAAAGCTCACAGGAAGTGTTATCTTACAATTGAGGAACCCAAGCATTACCATGAAGCAAATGAAGACTGTATTGCACAAGGAGGAACTCTTGCAACACCACGGGACATGATGGAAAACAATGAACTGAGAGACTATGCAAAGAGGAGTGCTCCAGGATCCAAGGACTTCTGGATTGGTGTGGCAGACATAGTGAAAGAAGGCCAGTATGTGGATGTCAACAGCCAGCCCATCAGCTACTTCAACTGGGACCGCTCCAAGAAGCAGCCCACAGGAACGAAGAGAGAGAGCTGTGTTGCTCTTTCAGTGGTTGCACAAGGAAAGTGGTACGATGAGGTGTGTCGTAGCCTGAAAAAGTACATTTGTGAATATGTCATTCCCTAA
- the bola3 gene encoding bolA-like protein 3 has product MLACKRSVTGTMTAALRLLRSNQVVVVSGQQQRCLSTHTDGEVRITKVLKEKFPSAASLKVVDISGGCGAMYEIHIESSEFKGKRTVQQHQLVNQALKDEIQEMHGLRIFTDVPKH; this is encoded by the exons ATGTTGGCGTGCAAACGGAGTGTGACCGGCACCATGACCGCTGCCCTCCGGCTTCTTCGCAGTAATCAA GTCGTTGTTGTGTCTGGACAGCAGCAGAGATgtctgagcacacacacagacggagaGGTCCGCATCACAAAGGTACTGAAGGAGAAGTTCCCGTCAGCCGCATCGCTCAAAGTGGTGGATAtatcag GTGGCTGTGGGGCCATGTATGAGATCCATATAGAGTCCAGTGAGTTCAAAGGAAAAAGGACTGTTCAACAACATCAGTTAGTCAATCAG GCACTCAAGGATGAGATTCAAGAAATGCATGGACTGCGAATATTCACTGACGTTCCAAAACATTAG